The DNA region ATCAAATATACCACTATCCACCAACGCATGCTTAGATTTTGTAGCAATTGCAAACTGTTCTTTAGAATTAATAAAAATTACCGGCCGATAATTATCACCTCGATCTTGAAATTGTCCCATCGCATCTGTTGGATCAGTCACTTGCCAATAAATTTCAATTAACTCAGCATACGAAATAATTGTTGGATCAAACCAGATTTTAACAGCTTCAGTATGACCTGTTTCATGCGCTGATACTGCTTCGTAAGTCGGGTTAGGAACCGTCCCGCCTGTATATCCTGAACGAATGTGCCTGATTCCCGGTTGTTGATCAAATGGTATTACCATACACCAAAAACAACCACCTGCAAAAATTGCTGTTTCTTCTGCCATTTATTATTTCCCTTCCTCTGACTTAAATTTCAATTGCCAAGCAGGTAACGCAGCCGTGCCGTATATTTTCTTGAGTTCTTTTTTGTTGATTCGGTCTGATAAGCCTTGACAACTGCTTGATAACTTGCATTCTTTTCCATTCCTTTATGCGCCACAATCAAATTCACGTAACCTTTCGTATTTTTGTTCACAGGTTCTGTAAATAGCACTGTTTTATCTGCCAACTTCGCGTCATGTGCATAATTTGTATTGACTATTGCCGCATCGACGCTATGTAATGCGCCAACGATTTGATCCGATTGTAATTCTTTAATTTTGAATTGATGTGGATTACTTGTCACATCTTTAGCTGTTGGTAGTTTAACCGCATGATTATATTGAATCAACTTAGCGGCTTCGAGTACATCAAGTGCCCGTTGTTCATTCGATGGATCATTTGGAATTGCAATTTCAGCACCATCAGGTAATTGACTCAGTTGTTGATGTTGCAACGAATATAGTCGAATTGGCGTAATGTATGTTTTCCCAACTGCAACCAACTGATGACCTAACTTTTGATTTTGAACGTTAAAGTAATTGATTGTTTGAAAAGCATTCAAATCAATTGAACGATCAACCAATGCTTGGTTTGGCTTTAAATAATCAGTAAATAAATTCAATTTAATAGTGACACCATACTTTTGTTTAGCTGTCCGTTTAATTGATTGCCATAATGCTTGATCTGATGCGCCAACAATGCCTACTTTAACTGTCTTATTTGCGGCAAATCCAACCATATTAATGCCCAATGTAATGATTACCCCAACTAATCCCAATCGACTGGATACAAATCGTAAATCATGCTTTGAATAATTGCTCATTTCCCTATCTCCTTCTCTAAAACAAATAAAAACTCGTCCCCAATGTTTTCCATCAGAAACGAGCAAGTCGTGAACCATTCTTAATTCAGCTGAAAGTCACCAATTCAGCCCTCAAAATGTTGATTATCTAAACGAATTAAAACCAATTAATCAACATGTGTCATGATAACGGAGACCAATCCGTCCACCGCTCACAAAAATGTTCGCTAGCAGCCAATCACAAGCCATCTTCGCCCTGTATTTACCATTGCCTTCCACCATCACAGCAATTCTCTTGAGATTCACACTGGACTACTCTCTTGTTCAATTTGTTTATTATTTATTTTTTAAAATACTAATCTTTTTCTCATGAAAAGTCAACGATACTATGTAAATTAACTGTGTCGGATTTTTGGTAAAATTTCATTAGCCCTATTATAAATAGATTTTCTGACAAAAAATAGAAAAATCTGAATTATATTTCAGCTTCTATATTTCCATATTTCAGCTTCTATATTTCCCATTGTGCCCGCACGATTTATTTTGCTTCGCTAATTTTTCCCAGACTACAATTCAGCAATTGCCAATTTTTTCAGTTAATTTCAAGGATTTAGCATGGGGGAAAACTATCTTTGCATCGCTAATGACCGTTTTTAAGCCTATAATTATGACCACATTTTTCATTATCAACCATGTACTCACATAACTCATCAGAATAAATAAATCTCAATTCTAACTATACATACCCGTCACGTTCAAGCGCAAATAAAAAACGTCCAGCATCATTCAATGCTGAACGTTATAAATTCAAGAGGGTAACTTACTTAGAAAGCTGCAGTCAACGGTGGCACAACTTGCTTTTTACGTGACACAACACCTGGCAAGTCAATCACGTGATTAACTAATTTACCATTAAATGCCTTTTCAACGGCATCAGAATTGTCACCTAAATAGATGGCCTTTGAATTTGAATTTAAAATATCAGTAATCACGAAGAGGAAATTATCAAAGTCTTCCGCTTTCATTGCCTCCTCAATCTCACTTTGGCGTGTTAATGCATCTTCAATATCAACAGTGTTCACTTGCCCAATGCGGAACACATTACCGGCAAAATCAAATGACTTGGCGTCACCATCAATTAGTTCTTTTGCTGAACGCTTTGATA from Weissella diestrammenae includes:
- the msrA gene encoding peptide-methionine (S)-S-oxide reductase MsrA — protein: MAEETAIFAGGCFWCMVIPFDQQPGIRHIRSGYTGGTVPNPTYEAVSAHETGHTEAVKIWFDPTIISYAELIEIYWQVTDPTDAMGQFQDRGDNYRPVIFINSKEQFAIATKSKHALVDSGIFDGAPIVTEIETAGPFYEAEEYHQNFYQKDPVRYEMEHAQRQRFIDAHWHK
- a CDS encoding MetQ/NlpA family ABC transporter substrate-binding protein, encoding MSNYSKHDLRFVSSRLGLVGVIITLGINMVGFAANKTVKVGIVGASDQALWQSIKRTAKQKYGVTIKLNLFTDYLKPNQALVDRSIDLNAFQTINYFNVQNQKLGHQLVAVGKTYITPIRLYSLQHQQLSQLPDGAEIAIPNDPSNEQRALDVLEAAKLIQYNHAVKLPTAKDVTSNPHQFKIKELQSDQIVGALHSVDAAIVNTNYAHDAKLADKTVLFTEPVNKNTKGYVNLIVAHKGMEKNASYQAVVKAYQTESTKKNSRKYTARLRYLLGN